The proteins below are encoded in one region of Micromonospora sp. DSM 45708:
- a CDS encoding phosphodiester glycosidase family protein: MRLRSRSIRSAGVLLLTPLLTLTAPTPPAVAATPSTTVTPTATPAEDAPAASSRPESAVTLAGVEPAGGLETAKTTRPVAPGLDLTSFDRYDAAGWLRADALTADLSGGLTVDYVNSGAVTRDEPLRAAVDRSRAVAAVNGDFFDINNSGAAQGVGIRSGELVQSPVAGHPNAVGIGAGGIGRVVEVGFEGTAALPGGPVPLTQFNNMVQRDGVGVFTPLWGAYPRQRAVDGAARVVEVTVTGGRVAAVATTAGEGPIPAGSTVLLGREAGADALAALRPGDPVDLSWRPRASDGGDLRAAVGGGNVLVRDGVVQTIADQSLAPRTSVGFSADGRRMIMLTVDGRQVDSRGVTQTEMGRMMVELGAANALNLDGGGSSTLLAREPGAAAVQVENSPSDGSERPVPNGLAVYAPKGSGRLTGYWLETASDPTAAPGVAPVRGGRPDRVFPGLTRRLTAAGYDETYGPAAGAPRWHATHGRVDDDGVFRAGSPGRSTVTAARGRARGTLDLTVLGPLARVDGTVDRVGLDRAGDTGLFGVVGYDAEGNTAPIEPADLRLEYDRDLLSVTPTADGNLSVTALGGSGSALVTARVGGHSTVLPVTVGLTDVPVAGFDDAASWTFSQARAAGAVAPADGHTGTGLRMSYEFDRSTGTRAAYADPPAWIDVPGQPQAFGMWIRANGTGEWPSLHLHDAQDTQFVLRGPYLDWTGWKYVEFAVPPGVQYPVRVRRFYVAETDPAKQYRSEVVIDDLVARVPPDVQAPPEPNRTDRVVLRDGTVDGAPWRFAVLSDAQFVAADPDSELVAQARRTLREVRAARPDFLIIDGDFVDTAYPADFALAKRILDEELGGEVPYHYVPGNHEIMGAPIDNFRSVFGDTSRVFDHRGTRFLTLSTASGSLRGGGFDQVELLRRTLDEAAADRAVGSVAVLFHHPPRDPGPAKASQLGDRKEAALVEQWLADFQHRTGKGALMVNGHVGTFHADRVDGVPYVINGNAGKDPSTPAGLGGFTGWTEFGVDPVTAREAERARRDPLAEGPEWVAAETHAHVDRLALDAPAQVRLGAPVAVSATLTQPGGRQVPVGPPVSADWAGSPNLHVGNAAGVRPWHVARFDPSTGQLTALRPGARILLTVTVNGVRAEATVATTAAAQARPAA, translated from the coding sequence ATGCGATTGCGCAGTCGATCCATCCGTTCCGCGGGCGTCCTGCTGCTGACGCCGTTGCTCACCCTCACCGCGCCGACGCCGCCGGCCGTGGCGGCCACGCCGTCGACCACGGTCACCCCCACGGCCACGCCGGCCGAGGACGCGCCGGCGGCCTCCTCCCGGCCCGAGTCGGCGGTCACGCTGGCCGGGGTGGAACCCGCCGGCGGCCTGGAAACCGCGAAGACCACCCGGCCGGTCGCGCCCGGTCTCGACCTGACCTCCTTCGACCGGTACGACGCCGCCGGCTGGCTACGGGCCGACGCGCTCACCGCCGACCTGTCCGGCGGGTTGACCGTGGACTACGTCAACTCCGGCGCGGTCACCCGGGACGAACCGCTGCGGGCGGCGGTGGACCGGTCCCGCGCCGTGGCGGCCGTCAACGGCGACTTCTTCGACATCAACAACTCCGGCGCCGCCCAGGGCGTCGGCATCCGCTCCGGCGAGCTGGTGCAGTCACCGGTGGCCGGGCACCCCAACGCGGTCGGGATCGGCGCTGGCGGCATCGGCCGGGTGGTCGAGGTCGGCTTCGAGGGCACCGCCGCACTGCCCGGCGGGCCGGTGCCGCTGACCCAGTTCAACAACATGGTGCAGCGCGACGGCGTGGGCGTGTTCACGCCGCTCTGGGGCGCGTACCCCCGGCAGCGCGCGGTCGACGGCGCGGCGCGGGTGGTCGAGGTGACGGTGACCGGCGGGCGGGTGGCCGCGGTCGCCACCACGGCGGGGGAGGGGCCGATCCCGGCCGGCAGCACGGTGCTGCTGGGCCGGGAGGCCGGGGCGGACGCGCTCGCCGCGCTGCGTCCCGGCGACCCGGTGGACCTGTCCTGGCGTCCGCGCGCCTCCGACGGCGGCGACCTGCGCGCCGCGGTGGGCGGCGGCAACGTGCTGGTCCGGGACGGCGTGGTGCAGACCATCGCCGACCAGTCGCTGGCCCCGCGTACGTCGGTCGGGTTCTCCGCCGACGGACGCCGGATGATCATGCTGACGGTGGACGGCCGGCAGGTGGACAGCCGTGGCGTCACCCAGACCGAGATGGGCCGGATGATGGTCGAGCTGGGCGCCGCGAACGCGCTCAACCTCGACGGCGGCGGCTCCTCCACGCTGCTGGCCCGGGAGCCCGGCGCGGCGGCGGTCCAGGTGGAGAACAGCCCCTCCGACGGCAGCGAGCGGCCGGTGCCGAACGGGCTGGCCGTCTACGCGCCGAAGGGCAGCGGCCGGCTCACCGGGTACTGGCTGGAGACCGCCAGCGACCCGACCGCCGCGCCCGGCGTCGCCCCGGTGCGGGGTGGACGGCCGGACCGTGTCTTCCCCGGCCTCACCCGCCGGCTCACCGCCGCCGGTTATGACGAGACGTACGGGCCGGCGGCCGGCGCGCCGCGCTGGCACGCCACCCACGGCCGGGTCGACGACGACGGGGTGTTCCGGGCCGGCAGCCCCGGCCGGAGCACCGTCACCGCCGCGCGTGGGCGGGCCCGGGGCACGCTCGACCTGACCGTGCTCGGCCCGCTGGCGCGCGTCGACGGCACCGTCGACCGGGTCGGCCTCGACCGGGCGGGCGACACCGGCCTGTTCGGCGTGGTCGGCTACGACGCCGAGGGCAACACCGCGCCGATCGAGCCGGCCGACCTGCGGCTGGAGTACGACCGCGACCTGCTCTCCGTCACCCCCACCGCCGACGGCAACCTGTCCGTGACGGCGCTCGGCGGGTCCGGATCGGCGCTGGTCACCGCCCGCGTCGGTGGGCACAGCACGGTGCTGCCGGTGACGGTGGGGCTGACCGACGTGCCGGTGGCCGGCTTCGACGACGCCGCCTCCTGGACGTTCAGCCAGGCCCGGGCCGCCGGCGCGGTCGCCCCGGCCGACGGGCACACCGGCACCGGCCTGCGGATGTCGTACGAGTTCGACAGGTCCACCGGCACCCGCGCCGCGTACGCCGACCCGCCGGCCTGGATCGACGTGCCGGGTCAGCCGCAGGCGTTCGGCATGTGGATCAGGGCGAACGGCACCGGCGAGTGGCCGAGCCTGCACCTGCACGACGCGCAGGACACCCAGTTCGTGCTGCGCGGCCCGTACCTCGACTGGACCGGCTGGAAGTACGTCGAGTTCGCGGTGCCGCCGGGCGTGCAGTACCCGGTGCGGGTGCGCCGGTTCTACGTGGCCGAGACCGATCCGGCGAAGCAGTACCGCAGCGAGGTGGTGATCGACGACCTGGTCGCCCGTGTGCCGCCGGACGTGCAGGCCCCGCCGGAGCCGAACCGCACCGACCGGGTGGTGCTGCGCGACGGCACCGTGGACGGCGCGCCCTGGCGCTTCGCGGTGCTCTCCGACGCCCAGTTCGTCGCCGCCGACCCGGACAGCGAGCTGGTCGCCCAGGCCCGCCGTACGCTGCGCGAGGTCCGCGCCGCCCGACCGGACTTCCTGATCATCGACGGCGACTTCGTGGACACCGCGTACCCGGCCGACTTCGCGCTGGCCAAGCGGATCCTGGACGAGGAGCTGGGTGGCGAGGTGCCCTACCACTACGTGCCGGGCAACCACGAGATCATGGGCGCCCCGATCGACAACTTCCGGAGCGTGTTCGGGGACACCTCCCGCGTCTTCGACCACCGGGGCACCCGGTTCCTCACGTTGAGCACGGCCAGCGGCTCGCTGCGCGGCGGCGGCTTCGACCAGGTGGAGCTGCTGCGCCGGACGCTTGACGAGGCGGCGGCGGACCGCGCCGTCGGCTCGGTCGCGGTGCTGTTCCACCACCCGCCGCGTGATCCCGGCCCGGCCAAGGCCAGCCAGCTCGGCGACCGGAAGGAGGCGGCCCTGGTCGAGCAGTGGCTGGCCGACTTCCAGCACCGCACCGGCAAGGGCGCGCTGATGGTGAACGGTCACGTCGGCACGTTCCACGCCGACCGGGTGGACGGCGTTCCGTACGTGATCAACGGGAACGCGGGCAAGGACCCGTCCACCCCGGCCGGGCTCGGCGGCTTCACCGGCTGGACCGAGTTCGGGGTGGACCCGGTCACCGCGCGGGAGGCGGAGCGGGCCCGCCGCGACCCGCTCGCGGAGGGGCCGGAGTGGGTGGCCGCGGAGACGCACGCCCACGTGGACCGGCTCGCGCTGGACGCGCCGGCCCAGGTACGCCTCGGCGCCCCGGTGGCGGTGTCGGCCACGCTCACCCAGCCCGGCGGTCGGCAGGTGCCGGTGGGGCCGCCGGTGAGCGCCGACTGGGCCGGCTCGCCCAATCTGCACGTCGGCAACGCGGCCGGGGTACGCCCGTGGCACGTGGCCCGGTTCGACCCGTCGACCGGGCAGCTCACCGCGTTGCGTCCCGGCGCACGGATCCTGCTCACGGTCACCGTCAACGGCGTACGCGCCGAGGCGACGGTGGCCACCACCGCGGCGGCGCAGGCGCGCCCCGCCGCGTAG
- the rpmE gene encoding 50S ribosomal protein L31, with amino-acid sequence MKPNIHPEYTTTEVRCSCGNTFTTRSTAKGGAISVETCSACHPFYTGKQRVLDTAGRVAKFQQKYAKVQAKKAK; translated from the coding sequence ATGAAGCCCAACATCCACCCGGAGTACACGACCACCGAGGTCCGCTGCTCCTGCGGCAACACGTTCACGACCCGCAGCACCGCCAAGGGCGGCGCCATCAGCGTCGAGACCTGCAGCGCCTGCCACCCGTTCTACACCGGTAAGCAGCGCGTGCTGGACACCGCCGGTCGGGTCGCGAAGTTCCAGCAGAAGTACGCCAAGGTCCAGGCCAAGAAGGCCAAGTAG
- the prmC gene encoding peptide chain release factor N(5)-glutamine methyltransferase: MSTLPQHPSEGTERERVSPVIVRTARALAAAGVEAPRAEAEQLAAYVLGVPRGRLALADGFTPAQRDRLAALLDRRMAREPLQHLTGAAGFRHLELAVGPGVFVPRPETELLAGWGVDAARRLAAPLVVDLCSGSGAIALAVAQEVPSARVLAVERAPAALAWLRRNAAARAAAGDRPVEVVAADVTDPELLAALAGRVDVLLCNPPYVPRAVTVPPEVAGHDPDEAVFGGADGLDVIRPVVARAATLLRPGGVIGVEHDDTHATAVPALLAADGRYERVAEHRDLAGRPRWATASRSADGRHADPGAAWQTDSS, encoded by the coding sequence GTGAGCACACTCCCACAACACCCGTCCGAAGGGACAGAACGCGAGCGCGTCTCGCCGGTGATCGTCCGGACGGCCCGCGCGCTGGCCGCCGCCGGCGTCGAGGCGCCCCGGGCGGAGGCCGAGCAGTTGGCCGCGTACGTGCTGGGGGTGCCGCGCGGGCGGCTGGCGCTGGCCGACGGCTTCACCCCGGCCCAGCGCGACCGCCTCGCCGCCCTGCTCGACCGGCGGATGGCCCGGGAGCCGTTGCAGCACCTCACCGGCGCGGCCGGCTTCCGGCACCTGGAACTGGCCGTCGGGCCGGGCGTGTTCGTGCCCCGGCCGGAGACCGAACTGCTGGCCGGCTGGGGCGTCGACGCGGCCCGGCGGCTCGCCGCGCCGCTCGTGGTCGACCTGTGCAGCGGCTCCGGCGCGATCGCGCTCGCGGTCGCCCAGGAGGTCCCGTCGGCCCGGGTGCTGGCGGTGGAACGCGCGCCGGCCGCGCTGGCCTGGCTGCGCCGCAACGCCGCCGCCCGGGCCGCCGCCGGCGACCGGCCGGTCGAGGTGGTGGCCGCCGACGTCACCGACCCGGAGCTGCTGGCGGCGCTGGCCGGCCGCGTCGACGTGCTGCTCTGCAACCCGCCGTACGTGCCGCGCGCGGTGACGGTGCCGCCGGAGGTGGCCGGCCACGACCCGGACGAGGCGGTGTTCGGCGGCGCGGACGGGCTGGACGTGATCCGGCCGGTGGTGGCCCGCGCCGCGACGCTGCTGCGCCCGGGCGGGGTGATCGGCGTCGAGCACGACGACACGCACGCCACGGCGGTGCCGGCCCTGCTCGCCGCCGACGGCCGGTACGAGCGCGTGGCGGAGCACCGGGACCTGGCCGGGCGGCCCCGGTGGGCGACCGCGTCCCGGTCGGCGGACGGCCGACACGCCGACCCCGGCGCGGCGTGGCAGACTGACTCCTCGTGA
- the prfA gene encoding peptide chain release factor 1: MSSERLAALLDEYAELEKRLADPAIHADQGTARRVGRRYAELVPLHKAAGELEQARADLVAARELAAEDPAFAAEADTIAASLPALEERLAELLIPRDPHDAKDVIVEIKAGEGGEESALFAGDLLRMYTRYAERRGWTTEVIDAQDSDLGGVKDVSLAIKTKGVPEGGNGVWSRLKWEGGVHRVQRVPVTESQGRIHTSAAGVLVLPEAEDVDVTIDPNELRIDVFRSSGPGGQSVNTTDSAVRITHVPTGIVVSCQNEKSQLQNREQAMRILRARLLAAAQEQADAAASDARKAQVRTVDRSERIRTYNFPQNRITDHRIGYTAYNLDLALAGELDGVLDALTEADRAARLAGETELSRR; this comes from the coding sequence ATGAGCAGTGAGCGCCTGGCCGCCCTCCTCGACGAGTACGCCGAGCTGGAGAAGCGGCTGGCCGACCCGGCCATCCACGCCGATCAGGGCACCGCCCGGCGGGTCGGCCGGCGGTACGCCGAGCTGGTGCCGCTGCACAAGGCGGCCGGCGAGCTGGAGCAGGCCCGTGCCGACCTGGTCGCCGCACGCGAGCTGGCCGCCGAGGACCCGGCGTTCGCCGCCGAGGCGGACACCATCGCGGCCAGCCTGCCGGCGCTTGAGGAACGGCTCGCCGAGCTGCTCATCCCGCGTGACCCGCACGACGCCAAGGACGTGATCGTCGAGATCAAGGCCGGCGAGGGCGGTGAGGAGTCGGCGTTGTTCGCCGGCGACCTGCTGCGGATGTACACCCGCTACGCCGAGCGCCGGGGCTGGACCACCGAGGTGATCGACGCCCAGGACTCCGACCTCGGCGGCGTGAAGGACGTCTCGCTGGCGATCAAGACCAAGGGCGTGCCGGAGGGTGGCAACGGCGTCTGGTCCCGTCTCAAGTGGGAGGGCGGCGTGCACCGGGTGCAGCGCGTCCCGGTGACCGAGTCGCAGGGCCGGATCCACACCAGCGCGGCCGGCGTGCTGGTGCTGCCCGAGGCGGAGGACGTGGACGTCACCATCGACCCGAACGAGCTGCGGATCGACGTGTTCCGCTCGTCCGGGCCCGGTGGCCAGTCGGTCAACACCACCGACTCGGCGGTCCGGATCACCCACGTGCCGACCGGCATCGTGGTGTCCTGCCAGAACGAGAAGTCGCAGCTCCAGAACCGCGAGCAGGCGATGCGGATCCTGCGCGCCCGGCTGCTCGCCGCGGCCCAGGAGCAGGCCGACGCCGCGGCCTCGGACGCCCGCAAGGCGCAGGTCCGCACCGTGGACCGGTCGGAGCGGATCCGCACCTACAACTTCCCGCAGAACCGGATCACCGACCACCGGATCGGCTACACCGCGTACAACCTCGACCTGGCGCTGGCCGGCGAGCTGGACGGGGTGCTCGACGCGCTGACCGAGGCGGATCGCGCGGCCCGGCTGGCCGGCGAGACCGAGCTGTCCCGCCGCTGA
- a CDS encoding L-threonylcarbamoyladenylate synthase produces the protein MLYDCRSPADRDRGIAAAIEAVKNGELVVLPTDTVYGIGADAFTPYAVKALADTKGGARQAPPVLIGSRHTLDGLVFSLPQAARDLVEAFWPGALTIVVEHSPSLAWDLGDTSGTVAVRMPLHPVALEVLRETGPMAVASANKIGQPAALTAEEARDQLGYGVRAYLEAGPAVDPVPSTIVDLTGEVPRVLRQGAVSLAKLREVAPDILDDRGV, from the coding sequence ATGCTCTACGACTGTCGGTCGCCCGCCGACCGGGACCGCGGCATCGCCGCTGCCATCGAGGCGGTCAAGAACGGGGAACTCGTCGTCCTGCCGACCGACACGGTCTACGGCATCGGGGCGGACGCGTTCACGCCGTACGCGGTGAAGGCCCTGGCGGACACCAAGGGCGGCGCCCGGCAGGCGCCGCCGGTGCTGATCGGTTCCCGGCACACGCTCGACGGCCTGGTCTTCTCGCTGCCCCAGGCGGCCCGGGACCTGGTCGAGGCGTTCTGGCCGGGCGCGCTGACGATCGTGGTGGAGCACTCGCCGAGCCTGGCCTGGGATCTCGGCGACACCAGCGGCACGGTGGCGGTGCGGATGCCGCTGCACCCGGTGGCGCTCGAGGTGCTGCGGGAGACCGGGCCGATGGCGGTGGCCTCGGCCAACAAGATCGGCCAGCCCGCCGCGCTCACCGCCGAGGAGGCCCGCGACCAGCTCGGCTACGGCGTCCGGGCCTACCTGGAGGCCGGGCCGGCGGTGGACCCGGTGCCGAGCACCATCGTCGACCTGACCGGCGAGGTGCCGCGGGTGCTGCGCCAGGGCGCGGTGTCGTTGGCGAAGCTGCGCGAGGTGGCGCCGGACATTCTCGACGACCGGGGGGTCTGA
- a CDS encoding arsenate reductase/protein-tyrosine-phosphatase family protein, which yields MPPFTVLHVCMGNICRSPMAERLLLLAVRERLARLDVDPTGSDALVHSHSAGTGGWHAGEEMNPPAARQVTARGGDVAGFAARRLRSDLIDAADLVLTATADQQEYVVALRPDAAGRTFVLGEFGRLLGALDRSALPPAERTPEAVHTRGVALVAAVDAARRGDSALPTDDLDDPWGRGDQCFSRVADEIEETVQPLAAALLP from the coding sequence GTGCCGCCCTTCACCGTCCTGCACGTCTGCATGGGCAACATCTGCCGGTCGCCGATGGCCGAGCGGCTGCTGCTGCTCGCCGTGCGGGAGCGGCTGGCCCGGCTCGACGTCGACCCGACCGGCTCGGACGCGCTGGTGCACAGCCACAGCGCCGGCACCGGCGGCTGGCACGCCGGTGAGGAGATGAACCCGCCGGCCGCGCGGCAGGTGACCGCGCGCGGCGGTGACGTGGCCGGGTTCGCCGCGCGGCGGTTGCGCTCGGATCTGATCGACGCCGCCGACCTGGTGCTCACCGCCACCGCCGACCAGCAGGAGTACGTGGTGGCGCTGCGGCCGGACGCCGCCGGGCGCACGTTCGTGCTGGGCGAGTTCGGCCGGCTGCTGGGCGCGCTGGACCGGTCCGCGCTGCCGCCCGCCGAGCGGACGCCGGAGGCGGTGCACACCCGCGGGGTCGCGTTGGTGGCGGCGGTCGACGCGGCCCGCCGGGGCGACTCCGCGTTGCCCACCGACGACCTGGACGACCCGTGGGGTCGGGGCGACCAGTGCTTCAGCCGGGTGGCCGACGAGATCGAGGAGACGGTCCAGCCGCTGGCCGCCGCGTTGCTGCCCTGA
- a CDS encoding transglycosylase domain-containing protein — MNRAHLDKLFTVLLAGVLAGLALAAAALPAALVFGLGVKNLMPYTELPEALRAPQPAQRANLYANDGRTLITSFYVEDRVDVPVGEVAPVMRDAIVAAEDVRFYEHHGVDVRGVLRALTANRKEGTRQGASTLTMQYVRNALAGDPRLTEAQRTAATEITAGRKIREMRYALTLERQVGKDEILGRYLNIAYFGAGAYGIAAASKRYFSTTPDRLTLDQAALLAGLVRAPDHDDPINGDAGAALDRRAYVLDRMVETGRVNAAEATAAKGTELDLKPSTTPNDCAAVPAGHNDWGFFCDWFTQWWNAQPAFGKTVDERQRTLRRGGWSIVSSLDPDVQAKASEQVRTIYPETIARAAPTAVVQPGTGRVLAMAVNRGYGVGDNPAGQQNYPNTVNQLVAGGGSITGYQAGSTFKLFALLAALEAGLPLDTEFDAPPVYVTKYPITGGPASCGGRWCPANANTYWMDGDRDMWDAFGRSVNTYFAWLTERVGADRVVEMAERLGIVFRAPQDAKLARDGAASWGPFTLGVSATTPLDLANAYATVAAEGTWCRPTPVTSITDATGRRVAAGDADCRQVLDTEVARAAADASRCPVGDQSMYRRCAGGTAEELAPGLRRPLAGKTGSSERNATETVVAFTPQLAVATIAANPDDPRDAVGGGVQKRQIAAVGRILAWALRDQPVRDFVPPGEAVAFHHTSPRTGN; from the coding sequence ATGAACCGCGCCCATCTCGACAAGCTGTTCACCGTTCTGCTCGCCGGCGTGCTCGCCGGCCTGGCCCTGGCCGCCGCCGCGCTGCCGGCCGCGCTGGTCTTCGGGCTGGGCGTGAAGAACCTGATGCCGTACACCGAGCTGCCGGAGGCGCTCCGGGCGCCGCAGCCGGCGCAACGCGCCAACCTGTACGCCAACGACGGCCGTACGCTGATCACCTCGTTCTACGTCGAGGACCGGGTGGACGTGCCGGTCGGCGAGGTGGCGCCGGTGATGCGCGACGCCATCGTGGCCGCCGAGGACGTGCGCTTCTACGAGCACCACGGCGTCGACGTACGGGGCGTGCTGCGGGCGTTGACGGCCAACCGCAAGGAGGGCACCCGGCAGGGCGCCTCCACGCTGACCATGCAGTACGTGCGCAACGCGCTGGCCGGTGACCCCCGGCTGACCGAGGCGCAGCGGACCGCGGCCACCGAGATCACCGCCGGCCGCAAGATCCGCGAGATGCGGTACGCGCTGACGCTGGAACGCCAGGTCGGCAAGGACGAGATCCTCGGGCGCTACCTGAACATCGCGTACTTCGGCGCCGGCGCGTACGGCATCGCCGCCGCCAGCAAGCGCTACTTCTCCACCACGCCGGACCGGCTCACCCTGGACCAGGCCGCGCTGCTCGCCGGCCTGGTGCGGGCGCCGGACCACGACGACCCGATCAACGGCGACGCCGGGGCGGCGCTGGACCGCCGGGCGTACGTGCTGGACCGGATGGTGGAGACCGGCCGGGTGAACGCGGCGGAGGCGACCGCGGCCAAGGGCACCGAGCTGGACCTCAAGCCCAGCACCACCCCGAACGACTGCGCGGCGGTGCCGGCCGGCCACAACGACTGGGGCTTCTTCTGCGACTGGTTCACCCAGTGGTGGAACGCCCAGCCGGCGTTCGGCAAGACCGTTGACGAACGGCAGCGCACGCTGCGCCGTGGCGGGTGGTCGATCGTCTCCTCGCTCGACCCGGACGTGCAGGCCAAGGCGAGCGAGCAGGTGCGGACGATCTACCCGGAGACGATCGCGCGGGCCGCGCCGACCGCGGTGGTGCAGCCCGGCACCGGGCGGGTGCTGGCCATGGCGGTCAACCGCGGCTACGGCGTGGGCGACAACCCGGCCGGGCAGCAGAACTACCCGAACACGGTCAACCAGCTCGTGGCCGGGGGCGGCAGCATCACCGGCTACCAGGCCGGCTCCACGTTCAAGTTGTTCGCGCTGCTGGCCGCGCTGGAGGCCGGACTGCCGCTGGACACCGAGTTCGACGCCCCCCCGGTGTACGTCACGAAGTACCCGATCACCGGCGGCCCGGCCAGTTGCGGCGGCCGGTGGTGCCCGGCGAACGCCAACACCTACTGGATGGACGGCGACCGCGACATGTGGGACGCGTTCGGCCGCTCGGTGAACACCTACTTCGCCTGGCTGACCGAGCGGGTCGGCGCGGACCGGGTGGTCGAGATGGCCGAACGGCTGGGCATCGTGTTCCGTGCGCCCCAGGACGCCAAGCTGGCCCGCGACGGGGCGGCGAGCTGGGGCCCGTTCACGCTGGGCGTCTCCGCCACCACGCCGCTCGACCTGGCCAACGCGTACGCCACGGTCGCCGCCGAGGGGACCTGGTGCCGGCCCACCCCGGTCACCTCCATCACGGACGCGACCGGCCGCCGGGTTGCCGCCGGCGACGCCGACTGCCGGCAGGTGCTGGACACCGAGGTGGCCCGCGCGGCGGCCGACGCCAGCCGCTGCCCGGTGGGCGACCAGTCGATGTACCGCAGGTGCGCCGGCGGCACGGCCGAGGAACTGGCCCCGGGCCTGCGCCGCCCGCTGGCCGGCAAGACCGGCAGCTCGGAGCGGAACGCCACGGAGACCGTTGTCGCGTTCACCCCGCAGCTCGCGGTGGCCACCATCGCCGCGAACCCGGACGACCCGCGCGACGCGGTCGGCGGCGGCGTGCAGAAGCGGCAGATCGCCGCCGTGGGCCGCATCCTCGCCTGGGCACTGCGCGACCAGCCGGTCCGCGACTTCGTTCCCCCGGGCGAGGCGGTCGCCTTCCACCACACCAGCCCCCGCACCGGCAACTGA
- a CDS encoding GGDEF domain-containing protein: MGWLDQVEDQVDALRRARALQEASRSAEACVLLERVIRTTDDQYARADALVQRLSALINLGRTAEFTRAVEDASAAVRDLAEPYLHGHLNALAALAAHHQGALDRCVMHLVRAARALGADDTPDRDTAWGWHDLAMAYSYLSFHGHALGAIERAREVGLSAGIPEETFAAPGIRLRNAVALDHNGDSDGCLRVLRDVAGDLARFLRGGRAGNLRPSSLAAYGYAAARRAALGDRVESAGDADPTRLLGHGGDSARARDLRQLGQVCLAVAAGRPIEAVTRLDAIRVSDETLGAAEPPRLRSIALARAGDHAGAHRADRHAFRLAARRSDRLRDVYIDGIAARIDHEEMRREAARYEGEALTDPLTGLPNRRRLERYLGAVVSRGERVVIGVCDLDGFKAVNTRHGHHSGDLVLQRVAGVINRVMRRGDFVARYGGDEFVVVLPDTGMPEAVEVARRIEAAVRTEDWDTLVPGTPVGVTIGFAEVDGSTTISVREALGAAFELADREMLRAKDRLRAS; encoded by the coding sequence GTGGGCTGGCTCGACCAGGTCGAGGACCAGGTTGACGCCCTCCGACGTGCCCGTGCGTTGCAGGAGGCGAGCCGTTCCGCCGAGGCGTGCGTGCTGCTCGAGCGCGTGATCCGCACCACCGACGACCAGTACGCCCGCGCCGACGCGCTGGTGCAGCGCCTGTCCGCGCTGATCAATCTCGGTCGGACCGCCGAGTTCACCCGCGCCGTCGAGGACGCCTCCGCCGCCGTACGGGACCTGGCCGAGCCCTACCTGCACGGGCACCTCAACGCGCTCGCCGCGCTCGCCGCCCACCACCAGGGCGCGCTCGACCGGTGCGTGATGCACCTGGTCCGGGCCGCCCGCGCGCTCGGCGCCGACGACACACCGGACCGGGACACCGCCTGGGGCTGGCACGACCTGGCGATGGCGTACTCGTACCTCAGCTTCCACGGCCACGCGCTCGGCGCGATCGAACGCGCGCGCGAGGTCGGACTGAGCGCGGGCATCCCGGAGGAGACGTTCGCCGCGCCGGGGATCCGGCTGCGCAACGCGGTGGCCCTGGACCACAACGGCGACAGCGACGGCTGCCTGCGGGTGCTGCGCGACGTGGCCGGCGACCTGGCCCGGTTCCTGCGCGGCGGGCGGGCCGGCAATCTGCGGCCCAGCAGCCTCGCCGCCTACGGGTACGCCGCCGCCCGCCGGGCCGCGCTCGGCGACCGGGTGGAGTCCGCCGGGGACGCCGACCCGACCCGCCTGCTCGGCCACGGCGGGGACAGCGCCCGCGCCCGCGACCTGCGCCAGCTCGGCCAGGTCTGCCTGGCGGTCGCCGCCGGCCGGCCGATCGAGGCGGTCACCCGGCTGGACGCGATCCGGGTCTCCGACGAGACGCTCGGCGCGGCCGAGCCGCCCCGGCTGCGCAGCATCGCGCTGGCCCGGGCCGGCGACCACGCCGGGGCGCACCGCGCGGACCGGCACGCGTTCCGGCTGGCCGCCCGGCGCAGCGACCGCCTGCGGGACGTCTACATCGACGGCATCGCGGCCCGGATCGACCACGAGGAGATGCGCCGGGAGGCCGCCCGGTACGAGGGCGAGGCGCTCACCGACCCGCTCACCGGCCTGCCCAACCGGCGCCGGCTGGAGCGCTACCTCGGCGCGGTGGTGTCCCGGGGCGAGCGGGTGGTGATCGGCGTCTGCGACCTCGACGGGTTCAAGGCGGTCAACACCCGGCACGGGCACCACTCCGGTGACCTGGTGCTGCAACGGGTGGCCGGCGTGATCAACCGGGTGATGCGGCGGGGCGACTTCGTGGCCCGCTACGGCGGCGACGAGTTCGTCGTGGTGCTCCCGGACACCGGCATGCCGGAGGCGGTCGAGGTGGCCCGGCGGATCGAGGCGGCCGTGCGCACCGAGGACTGGGACACCCTCGTCCCGGGCACCCCGGTCGGGGTGACCATCGGGTTCGCGGAGGTCGACGGCAGCACCACGATCAGCGTCCGGGAGGCGCTCGGCGCCGCGTTCGAGCTGGCCGACCGGGAGATGCTGCGCGCCAAGGACCGCCTCCGCGCGAGCTGA